The Cloeon dipterum chromosome X, ieCloDipt1.1, whole genome shotgun sequence genome includes a window with the following:
- the LOC135945365 gene encoding uncharacterized protein LOC135945365: protein MRNDFNGPSQKLVRIGDITYKFPKEKATFEDAMQICGKDNMELTSLDSPEEMGKISDYLAYIGLADSPLFTSLSAIDGNGEKSFGKWGTGPPPGGPGECVVQQKGEMYNASCEAKSNFACEAKEETEGLGLESLASIGDAVLNFVGGKNIVVPSEKADAKQADSICKTQGLELASFDSLTQLDSVKDFLGDIGLSSSTLITSMKKVTSGGSDWLGDLASALVPQNDPAQDGECLGLNSLGLVGVTCDMVSNFVCQAPEPTASSNTISSFLPVSEADPVTISTNRKTTVTSTTKIASISLQDNTISVTTSAEQVLSSPISTTMMKSPDVTTTEAEVTTTATESTSTAATTTTVTGTGTTIGADVTSTLSTSNGVDSTTTATGGTTTATTTTTGATTAATTTTGTATVATTTAGATTVAPTTTGTTTRATTASTTTMTTTTPGATTTKTSTSTTTAAATTTLVGSFSNSGSKFLLSTDKMLCDSGPSWCTSKGYSILCIANAADFKKITDALKDTAITSALNYNGGKLTIGLRKDITKNVWKWVNNSPFDQSQVKWSALPSDSAGWCGSLDSTDLSKATTHWITDPQRVLCEKK from the exons ATGAGGAATGATTTTAATG GACCTTCTCAGAAATTAGTTCGCATTGGAGACATCACTTACAAATTTCCGAAGGAGAAG GCAACCTTTGAGGACGCCATGCAAATTTGCGGAAAAGATAACATGGAATTGACCTCATTAGATAGCCCCGAAGAAATGGGAAAGATATCGGACTACTTAGCCTACATAG gACTCGCAGATAGTCCCTTGTTTACGTCATTGTCAGCTATCGATGGAAACGGGGAAAAAAGTTTCGGCAAATGGGGCACCGGCCCTCCACCTGGGGGTCCCGGAGAATGTGTTGTGCAGCAGAAGGGCGAAATGTACAACGCATCTTGTGaagcaaaaagtaattttgctTGCGAGGCGAAAGAAGAGACTGAGGGGCT TGGATTGGAATCATTAGCATCGATTGGAGATG CTGTCCTTAATTTTGTTGGGGGGAAAAACATCGTAGTGCCAAGTGAGAAAGCGGATGCTAAGCAGGCGGATAGCATTTGCAAAACTCAAGGTCTCGAGCTCGCTTCCTTCGACTCATTGACACAATTAGACTCTGTAAAAGATTTCCTCGGCGACATCG GCCTCTCCTCTAGCACTTTGATTACGTCGATGAAAAAAGTTACAAGTGGTGGCTCCGATTGGTTAGGCGACTTAGCATCTGCTTTGGTACCGCAAAATGATCCAGCGCAAGACGGAGAATGCCTAGGTCTGAATTCGCTGGGGCTGGTTGGCGTTACATGTGACATGGTTTCTAACTTTGTATGCCAGGCACCAGAACCAACGGCATCAAGTAACACGATCAG CTCATTTTTGCCCGTTTCTGAAG cggACCCAGTCACCATCAGCACTAATAGGAAAACAACAGTGACATCAACCACAAAAATAGCCTCTATATCCTTGCAGGATAATACAATATCAGTAACAACATCAGCTGAGCAAGTGTTAAGTTCTCCCATTTCCACCACAATGATGAAATCACCAGATGTAACAACAACTGAAGCAGAAGTAACTACTACGGCTACTGAATCAACCTCGACCgcggcaacaacaacaactgtaACAGGAACAGGAACAACAATCGGTGCAGACGTCACTTCAACTCTTTCCACTTCAAATGGAGTAGATTCCACAACCACAGCAACGGGTGGTACAACCACAGCGACTACAACCACAACGGGTGCAACCACAGCGGCTACAACCACAACTGGTACAGCTACAGTGGCTACAACCACAGCGGGTGCAACCACAGTGGCTCCAACCACAACAGGTACAACAACTCGTGCAACCACGGCAAGCACAACAACTATGACAACTACAACTCCTGGAGCAACTACTACAAAAACATCTACCTCAACTACCACAGCTGCTGCAACGACCACGTTAGTGG gttCTTTCTCGAACAGTGGATCCAAGTTCTTACTTTCTACGGATAAG ATGCTTTGTGACAGTGGCCCAAGTTGGTGCACTAGCAAGGGATACTCTATTCTATGCATTGCAAATGCTGctgatttcaaaaaaattacagacgCTTTGAAAGACACAGCAATAACAAGCG CACTGAATTACAATGGTGGAAAATTGACAATTGGTCTCAGGAAAGACATCaccaaaaatgtttggaaatGGGTCAATAATTCCCCTTTCGATCAGTCACAAGTAAAATGGTCTGCATTGCCATCGGACTCGGCGGGTTGGTGTGGTTCGCTTGACTCAACAGACCTTTCTAAAGCAACCACACATTGGATAACTGACCCTCAGAGAGTACTttgtgaaaagaaataa